The following coding sequences are from one Campylobacter sp. RM16187 window:
- the fliG gene encoding flagellar motor switch protein FliG — MATSLTEQQKMTYDDLSMPEKVAILLIQLGEDATTLLFSHMEVDVITEISRYIATAKSVDKQVAAAVLEEFYALMQSNQYMRSGGLEYAKEILYRTFGPETAQKILDKLAKSMESSKSFGYLTKIKPQQLADFIMKEHPQTIALILAHMDPTSAAETLSFLSDELRSEVVIRMANLGDISPSVIKRVSTVLEGKLESLTSYKVEVGGPRAVAEVLNRLGQKASKSTIEYIEDVDDKLATTIKELMFTFEDINTLNQTAIREILKNVDKKDLMIALKGSGDALKEKFMGSMSQRASEAFKEEMQYLGAVRVKDVEEAQRRIVEQVQALADQGVFQVGEAEEMIE, encoded by the coding sequence ATGGCGACTAGCTTAACCGAACAACAAAAGATGACTTATGATGATCTCTCGATGCCTGAAAAAGTTGCGATACTGCTTATACAGCTTGGAGAAGATGCTACCACTCTTTTATTTTCGCATATGGAAGTTGATGTTATCACTGAAATTTCAAGATATATAGCGACTGCAAAAAGTGTTGATAAACAAGTAGCTGCAGCTGTTTTGGAGGAATTTTACGCTCTAATGCAGTCAAATCAATATATGAGAAGCGGTGGCTTAGAATATGCCAAAGAGATTCTTTATCGTACCTTTGGTCCTGAGACTGCACAAAAAATTCTTGACAAGCTTGCAAAAAGCATGGAGAGTTCAAAGAGTTTTGGATATCTAACTAAAATTAAACCTCAACAGCTTGCCGATTTTATTATGAAAGAGCATCCTCAAACTATCGCCTTGATTTTAGCTCATATGGATCCGACTAGTGCCGCCGAGACACTTTCATTTTTGTCGGACGAGCTTAGAAGCGAGGTTGTGATTAGAATGGCGAATTTGGGCGATATTAGCCCATCTGTGATCAAGCGTGTATCAACAGTGCTTGAAGGCAAGCTCGAAAGCCTTACTTCGTATAAGGTTGAAGTTGGCGGTCCAAGAGCCGTTGCGGAGGTGCTTAACCGTCTTGGTCAAAAGGCCTCAAAATCCACTATCGAATATATCGAGGATGTCGATGATAAGCTTGCCACTACTATTAAAGAGCTTATGTTTACGTTTGAAGATATTAATACACTTAATCAAACAGCAATTAGAGAAATTCTTAAAAATGTCGACAAAAAGGATCTTATGATAGCCCTTAAGGGTTCTGGAGATGCACTTAAAGAGAAATTTATGGGTAGTATGTCTCAGCGCGCAAGCGAAGCGTTTAAAGAAGAGATGCAATACCTCGGAGCCGTTCGCGTAAAAGACGTAGAAGAGGCTCAGCGCCGCATAGTAGAGCAGGTGCAAGCCTTGGCTGATCAGGGAGTATTCCAAGTCGGTGAAGCAGAAGAGATGATAGAATGA
- the fliH gene encoding flagellar assembly protein FliH has product MRSSVITNEETKSHFVESYRFKVLGQEKKANDSHENEHADKNNINSENSNMADFATNFDHSIKNNPQIPISQNPKIESNFVEELLKRTDELSGNIIKLQMQIENQESEFAKRLENETIRAKEEGLRQGFEDAKAKFESELKSLESRYLNSVAKLDGEVAKFENFLSSSENELSNTAIDIAKEIVKKEISSNSSSVAYALAKSLIKELNEAKRLQIRVNIKDFEFLKEHFGTSENIEILADEAINVGGVIVMSDAGNLDGTIEARFEKIKRIVGE; this is encoded by the coding sequence ATGAGAAGCAGCGTAATAACCAACGAAGAGACTAAAAGCCATTTCGTAGAGAGCTATAGATTTAAGGTTTTAGGTCAAGAAAAAAAGGCGAATGATAGCCACGAAAATGAGCATGCAGACAAAAATAATATCAATAGCGAAAATTCAAATATGGCTGATTTTGCTACAAATTTTGATCACTCTATAAAAAATAATCCGCAAATACCAATATCTCAAAATCCAAAAATAGAGTCAAATTTCGTAGAAGAGCTTTTAAAGCGCACGGATGAGCTTTCGGGAAATATCATAAAGCTTCAAATGCAGATAGAAAACCAAGAGAGCGAATTTGCAAAGCGTCTAGAAAATGAGACTATAAGAGCTAAAGAGGAGGGTCTTAGGCAGGGTTTTGAAGATGCTAAGGCTAAATTTGAGAGTGAATTAAAATCTCTTGAGTCAAGATATCTAAATTCGGTAGCGAAGCTAGATGGCGAAGTTGCTAAATTTGAGAATTTTCTAAGCTCAAGTGAAAACGAGCTCTCAAACACGGCAATCGATATTGCAAAAGAGATTGTAAAAAAAGAGATTTCATCAAATTCTTCAAGTGTTGCTTATGCGCTTGCAAAATCTTTAATAAAAGAGCTTAATGAGGCTAAAAGGCTGCAAATTAGAGTTAATATTAAAGATTTTGAGTTTTTAAAAGAGCATTTTGGCACCAGCGAAAATATAGAAATTTTAGCCGATGAGGCTATAAATGTCGGCGGTGTTATAGTTATGAGCGATGCCGGGAATCTTGATGGAACCATTGAGGCTAGGTTTGAAAAGATAAAAAGGATAGTTGGCGAATAG
- the dxs gene encoding 1-deoxy-D-xylulose-5-phosphate synthase: MNLKSMNIEELEELCNKIRGKILETVSKNGGHLSSNIGAVELIVAMHYVFDKEKDPFIFDVSHQSYAHKLLTNRWDNFDSLRKFGGISGYTKPNESKYDYFIAGHSSTSISLAVGAAKAIRLKNEDRLPVVLIGDGSMSAGMAYEALNELGDRKYPCVIILNDNEMSISKPIGALSKYLSQMMAGQPYQKFKSRVEKFLSYMPDGAAYMARRMEEGIRLITPGMFFEELGLEYIGPVDGHDIRAVIDAFEVAKKMKKPVIVHAQTLKGKGYEKAEGHYANWHGVGPFDLKSGESIKKSAPKSATSLFAENLLKLAQKYENVVGVTAAMPTGTGMDLLIEKFPERFWDVAIAEQHAVTSMAAMAKEGFKPFIAIYSTFLQRAFDQVIHDACIMNLNVVFAMDRAGVVGEDGETHQGAFDIGYLHVIPNMTIFAPRSAENFKLIMEYAYRHVGACAFRYPRGNFLLDDGEFESKEIKFGKSEILSKTDSKVAFIGYGNGVGRANVVKKALGDKFNPTLVDLVFVKPLDRELLLDLAKDKKVWYVFSDSAKRGGVAEILSAFLQDEAIYDVRVISFEYGDKFIEHGNTSEVEKGLGLDPHSISEKILKDNLY, from the coding sequence ATAAATTTAAAATCTATGAATATAGAAGAGCTTGAGGAGCTTTGTAATAAGATAAGAGGCAAAATTTTAGAGACAGTTAGTAAAAATGGAGGGCATCTTAGCTCAAATATTGGTGCGGTTGAGCTTATAGTAGCTATGCACTATGTATTTGACAAAGAAAAAGACCCGTTTATCTTTGATGTTAGTCATCAAAGCTATGCTCATAAGCTTCTAACAAATCGCTGGGATAACTTTGATAGTTTGCGTAAATTTGGCGGTATAAGCGGATATACTAAGCCAAATGAGAGTAAATATGACTATTTTATAGCAGGTCATAGCTCCACTTCAATATCTTTGGCCGTAGGTGCCGCAAAGGCTATAAGGCTTAAAAATGAAGATCGTTTGCCAGTCGTGCTAATAGGCGATGGCTCTATGAGTGCCGGAATGGCTTATGAGGCTTTAAATGAGCTTGGCGATAGAAAATATCCCTGTGTGATAATCCTAAACGATAACGAGATGAGCATAAGTAAGCCTATAGGAGCGCTTAGTAAGTATTTAAGCCAGATGATGGCAGGACAACCTTATCAGAAATTTAAAAGCAGGGTTGAGAAATTTCTAAGCTATATGCCAGACGGTGCTGCGTATATGGCGCGCAGGATGGAGGAGGGTATCAGGCTTATAACTCCTGGGATGTTTTTTGAGGAGCTTGGGCTTGAGTATATAGGTCCTGTAGATGGTCATGATATAAGGGCTGTAATAGATGCTTTTGAAGTGGCAAAGAAGATGAAAAAGCCTGTTATCGTCCATGCGCAAACCCTAAAAGGCAAGGGATATGAGAAGGCCGAGGGTCACTATGCTAACTGGCACGGAGTCGGACCATTTGACTTAAAAAGCGGGGAGAGTATCAAAAAAAGCGCTCCAAAATCTGCCACCTCACTCTTTGCGGAAAATTTGCTAAAACTTGCCCAAAAATATGAAAATGTGGTTGGAGTAACTGCGGCAATGCCTACCGGAACAGGAATGGATCTACTTATTGAGAAATTTCCAGAACGTTTTTGGGATGTGGCGATAGCGGAGCAGCATGCGGTAACATCTATGGCTGCTATGGCTAAAGAGGGATTTAAGCCTTTTATCGCCATATATTCGACCTTTCTTCAGCGCGCCTTTGATCAGGTGATACACGATGCTTGCATTATGAATCTAAACGTTGTTTTTGCTATGGATAGAGCCGGAGTTGTAGGAGAGGACGGAGAGACTCATCAGGGTGCCTTTGATATAGGCTATCTTCATGTCATACCAAATATGACTATTTTTGCTCCTAGATCTGCGGAAAATTTTAAACTTATAATGGAATATGCTTATAGGCATGTTGGAGCTTGTGCATTTAGGTATCCTAGAGGCAACTTCTTATTGGACGATGGAGAATTTGAGTCAAAAGAGATTAAATTTGGCAAAAGTGAAATTTTATCTAAAACAGATTCAAAAGTGGCGTTTATAGGATATGGAAATGGAGTAGGGCGTGCAAATGTGGTCAAAAAGGCCTTAGGGGATAAATTTAATCCGACTCTTGTGGATTTGGTATTCGTAAAACCGCTTGACAGAGAGCTTTTGTTGGATTTAGCCAAGGATAAAAAGGTTTGGTATGTTTTCTCAGATAGTGCTAAAAGGGGCGGAGTAGCTGAAATTTTAAGCGCATTTTTACAAGATGAAGCTATATATGATGTGAGAGTTATTAGTTTTGAGTATGGAGATAAATTTATAGAGCATGGTAATACAAGTGAAGTTGAGAAGGGATTAGGGCTAGATCCGCATAGTATTTCTGAAAAAATACTAAAAGATAATTTATATTAA
- a CDS encoding Fur family transcriptional regulator: MNYINLLKERGLKATPQRISVLKILDRHMHPTIDELYEEILVENPSVSLATVYKNLNTLKDEGLVVEVNMPNQKAKYDIFEHPHIHVVCQGCGGVSDMSYNDALLDEYKENLEKKLGNFIEKLNVLVTVKSCKHCNK; encoded by the coding sequence ATGAATTATATAAATTTACTAAAAGAGCGCGGACTAAAAGCCACTCCACAAAGAATCAGCGTCTTGAAAATTCTAGATCGTCATATGCATCCTACTATAGATGAGCTATATGAGGAAATTTTGGTTGAAAATCCATCTGTATCGTTAGCTACCGTGTATAAAAACCTAAATACACTAAAAGACGAGGGATTGGTAGTAGAGGTTAATATGCCAAATCAAAAGGCTAAATACGATATCTTTGAGCATCCTCATATACACGTTGTTTGTCAAGGTTGTGGAGGGGTAAGCGACATGAGCTATAATGATGCTTTGCTTGATGAATATAAAGAAAATTTAGAGAAAAAGCTCGGAAATTTCATTGAAAAGCTAAATGTACTTGTAACTGTAAAAAGTTGCAAACACTGTAATAAATAA
- a CDS encoding DIP1984 family protein — MKLAEALILRSDLQKRIEQLRIRLNNNAKVQENDTPAEEPKELLRELDENIEELNLLIKKINKTNCEAQIEGVALVDLIADRDTLGLKVNILRNFIATASQKIDMYSNKEIKILSSVDVSSLQKQIDRLSKEIRQIDTRLQMANWQTDLVEK; from the coding sequence ATGAAATTAGCAGAAGCTCTAATCCTACGCTCCGATCTGCAAAAACGAATCGAACAGCTTCGCATTAGGCTAAACAATAATGCCAAAGTTCAAGAAAACGATACTCCTGCCGAGGAGCCAAAAGAACTCTTAAGGGAGCTTGATGAGAATATAGAGGAGTTAAATTTATTAATTAAGAAGATAAATAAGACAAATTGCGAAGCTCAAATTGAGGGGGTAGCCTTAGTGGATTTGATAGCGGATCGTGACACTTTGGGGTTAAAAGTAAATATACTTAGAAATTTCATCGCAACTGCCAGCCAGAAGATAGATATGTATTCTAATAAAGAGATTAAGATCCTAAGCAGTGTTGATGTGTCAAGCCTACAAAAACAGATCGACAGACTATCAAAAGAAATAAGACAGATAGATACCAGATTGCAGATGGCAAATTGGCAAACAGACTTAGTAGAAAAATAA
- the xseA gene encoding exodeoxyribonuclease VII large subunit, which produces MLSVSELNEQAKTLLETTFSYVEVEGEISRLTKHASGHWYFTLKDAKASISAVIYKFNNEKLKFDIKDGMKVIIYGKISLYSPSGSYQLIATSIRPSGDGELELAFKQLKERLEKEGLFEISNKKSLPKFPKKIGIITSKTSAALQDMLKIINQRWILSEIFIFDSLTQGENAPKALIKALKKADSYGLDVIVLARGGGSREDLWCFNDECLAREIYISKTPIISAIGHEIDYVITDFVADFRAPTPSAAMTSLLPDMNEFMQMIDRYLDAIDIAIKRVFEQKESSLNMLKNRLSKQILEQKIDHKYQILNNLNLKLKNALNLKILKFENQISILNKSFMQQERFFDQISSFVRVLKDGKMTNLNELKKDDEIILSSIAATKKAKIL; this is translated from the coding sequence TTGCTAAGCGTAAGCGAACTAAACGAGCAAGCCAAAACACTGCTTGAAACGACATTTTCATACGTTGAGGTAGAAGGAGAAATCTCTAGACTTACCAAACATGCCTCAGGACACTGGTATTTTACGCTAAAAGATGCCAAAGCCTCAATTTCTGCGGTAATTTATAAATTTAACAATGAAAAGCTGAAATTTGATATAAAAGACGGCATGAAAGTTATAATTTATGGCAAAATTTCCCTCTACTCTCCAAGTGGTAGCTATCAGCTTATAGCCACTTCTATTAGACCGAGCGGAGATGGAGAGCTTGAGCTCGCATTCAAGCAGCTTAAAGAGAGGCTTGAAAAAGAAGGGCTTTTTGAAATTTCAAATAAAAAAAGTCTGCCTAAATTTCCTAAAAAAATAGGCATCATAACCTCTAAAACCTCAGCAGCTCTACAAGATATGCTAAAAATTATCAATCAAAGATGGATACTTAGTGAAATTTTCATATTCGACTCATTAACTCAAGGCGAAAACGCCCCAAAGGCTCTTATAAAAGCTCTTAAAAAGGCTGATAGCTACGGACTTGACGTAATAGTCTTGGCTAGAGGAGGCGGAAGCAGAGAGGATCTATGGTGCTTTAACGATGAATGCTTGGCACGTGAAATTTATATATCTAAAACACCTATAATAAGCGCGATAGGACACGAGATAGACTATGTTATCACAGATTTTGTGGCTGATTTTAGAGCACCCACTCCAAGTGCCGCTATGACTTCACTACTTCCGGATATGAATGAATTTATGCAGATGATAGATAGATACTTAGATGCAATTGATATAGCGATTAAAAGAGTGTTTGAGCAAAAAGAAAGCAGTTTAAATATGCTTAAAAACCGTCTATCAAAGCAAATTTTAGAACAAAAAATAGATCATAAATATCAAATTTTAAACAACTTAAATTTAAAACTAAAAAATGCTCTAAATCTAAAAATACTAAAATTTGAGAATCAAATATCGATTCTAAATAAAAGCTTTATGCAACAAGAGAGGTTTTTTGATCAAATTTCATCATTTGTAAGAGTTTTAAAAGATGGTAAAATGACCAATTTAAACGAGTTAAAAAAAGATGATGAGATTATCTTAAGTTCAATTGCAGCGACTAAAAAAGCAAAAATTTTATAA
- the ubiE gene encoding bifunctional demethylmenaquinone methyltransferase/2-methoxy-6-polyprenyl-1,4-benzoquinol methylase UbiE: MQKQEKIVQMFNEIAPTYDLANRVLSMGVDIRWRKIACKIVLEKFKNQSINIVDVACGTGDMMGFWKNMANKFNVKINSLTGIDPSSGMLEVAKQKFPEFKFIEALATNTSLDDASTNVLSISYGIRNVVEREAALKEFNRILKDGGYIVVLEFTKRKKSGFLTKIRDFYLSKILPKIGGFISKNQEAYEYLPSSIENFLDTESFVDELRKAGFEIEVCKSFSMDISTLFVARKFKNC, from the coding sequence ATGCAAAAACAAGAAAAAATAGTTCAAATGTTTAATGAAATTGCTCCGACTTACGACCTTGCAAACAGAGTTTTGAGCATGGGTGTAGATATTAGGTGGCGTAAGATAGCCTGCAAAATAGTGCTTGAAAAATTCAAAAATCAAAGTATAAACATAGTCGATGTCGCATGCGGCACCGGTGATATGATGGGTTTTTGGAAAAATATGGCAAATAAATTTAATGTGAAAATCAACTCTTTGACAGGCATAGACCCATCAAGTGGTATGCTTGAAGTTGCTAAGCAAAAATTTCCAGAGTTTAAATTCATAGAGGCTCTGGCAACTAATACATCATTAGATGATGCAAGCACAAATGTATTAAGTATAAGTTACGGAATTAGAAATGTGGTCGAAAGAGAGGCTGCGCTAAAAGAATTTAATAGAATATTAAAAGATGGTGGATATATCGTTGTTTTAGAGTTCACAAAAAGAAAAAAATCTGGCTTTTTAACAAAAATAAGAGACTTCTATCTAAGTAAAATTTTGCCTAAAATAGGTGGATTTATATCTAAAAACCAAGAGGCATATGAATATCTGCCAAGCTCTATAGAAAATTTCTTAGATACAGAAAGCTTTGTGGATGAGTTGCGAAAAGCGGGATTTGAAATCGAAGTTTGTAAAAGTTTTTCGATGGATATTTCTACACTTTTTGTAGCCAGGAAATTTAAAAATTGCTAA
- a CDS encoding CYTH and CHAD domain-containing protein encodes MVLEIERKFVLDGILAIDALKRDGILLDSKNVMQFYTKITPLEEIRFRKSNNNFTMTKKIGKGMVRQEFEEICDEKSYRKAFKNSIAIPIEKDRFEFKINNLPANIDIYKGALEGLVTLEIEFLKVEDANNFIMPDFLANHITSEITEDERYKNKNLALFGIPDMKFDVKKALEILDTNKDIKLSFPSSIRSIDAARVLFFQIYKFIEFHKEEYLKTSNEEELHQIRVNLRKTRSLLKLLNKIFDEKLTVHFSKNFKVLANSTNTKRDIDVFLEFLKKQKKAKIITQILENIKNRQNDEIKAILSSLQSNEIFRDWEIFLKEDSDFYKGEDYDKPIKKIVAKAIRTQILKLKKDLLMLNSERENAIFHETRIELKRLRYLFENFIDLFAIRSLEKCKDRAKEIQELFGDLQDRDIWLLILDNIEKEQGIDDQAIAKLKSKIYKQIFKIRDEILKEKIKFIKNLSKVSKNLKIYYS; translated from the coding sequence TTGGTCTTAGAGATAGAACGTAAATTTGTATTAGACGGTATTTTAGCTATTGATGCTCTTAAAAGAGATGGCATTTTACTAGATAGCAAAAATGTAATGCAGTTTTATACCAAAATCACACCCCTTGAAGAGATTAGATTCCGTAAATCAAACAACAATTTTACTATGACTAAAAAAATCGGAAAAGGAATGGTCAGGCAAGAATTTGAAGAGATTTGCGATGAAAAATCATACAGAAAAGCTTTTAAAAACTCTATAGCAATACCAATAGAAAAAGATAGATTTGAGTTTAAGATAAATAATCTCCCTGCAAATATCGACATTTACAAAGGCGCATTAGAAGGATTAGTTACGCTTGAAATAGAATTTTTAAAAGTAGAGGATGCGAATAATTTTATAATGCCTGATTTTTTAGCCAATCATATCACATCTGAAATCACTGAAGACGAACGATACAAAAATAAAAATTTAGCTCTATTTGGTATACCGGATATGAAATTTGATGTTAAAAAAGCATTAGAAATTTTAGATACAAACAAAGATATAAAGCTGTCTTTTCCGAGCTCAATTCGTTCAATAGATGCTGCAAGAGTGCTATTTTTTCAAATTTATAAATTTATAGAATTTCATAAAGAAGAGTATCTAAAAACAAGTAATGAAGAGGAGCTTCATCAGATAAGAGTAAATCTACGCAAAACGCGATCCTTGCTTAAACTATTAAATAAAATTTTTGATGAGAAGCTAACGGTTCATTTTAGTAAAAATTTTAAAGTTCTAGCCAACTCTACTAATACAAAACGAGATATAGACGTATTTTTAGAGTTTTTAAAAAAACAAAAAAAAGCCAAAATAATAACTCAAATTTTAGAAAATATAAAAAATAGACAAAACGACGAAATAAAAGCTATATTAAGCAGTCTTCAAAGCAATGAAATTTTTAGGGATTGGGAGATATTTTTAAAAGAGGATAGCGATTTTTACAAAGGCGAAGACTACGATAAGCCTATTAAAAAAATTGTAGCAAAAGCAATCAGAACTCAAATTTTAAAGTTAAAAAAAGATCTTTTAATGCTTAATAGCGAGCGAGAAAATGCTATTTTTCATGAAACAAGAATAGAGTTAAAAAGGCTTAGATATCTATTTGAAAACTTCATCGATCTCTTTGCAATTAGATCTCTTGAAAAGTGCAAAGACAGGGCAAAAGAGATTCAAGAGCTATTTGGCGACTTGCAAGATAGAGATATATGGTTACTTATCTTAGATAATATCGAAAAAGAGCAAGGCATTGACGATCAAGCAATAGCGAAATTAAAAAGTAAAATTTACAAGCAAATTTTTAAGATAAGAGATGAGATTTTAAAAGAAAAGATAAAATTTATTAAAAATTTAAGCAAAGTTTCCAAAAATTTAAAAATTTATTACAGCTAA
- the serC gene encoding phosphoserine transaminase: MNRKINFSAGPSGLPLSVLEHAQKELISYQNKGFSIMEISHRSKTFEEVHFGAMDKIRKLYSFGDEYEILFLQGGAHLQFAMVPLNLSMGGTAEYVNTGVWTNKAIKEAKLLGINHKVVASSEDTKFDRIPENIKFSDDADYAYICTNNTIYGTQYKSLPKSKAPLVIDASSDFFSEPLDFTDIGLLYGGAQKNAGPSGVTVVIIRKDLAERLNNDRVPTMLRYKTHTDAKSLYNTPPTFGIYLLDLTMGWLLEQGGLFAAKERNAAKAALLYDAIDNSKGFYKGHARKADRSVMNVSYNIAANADLEPIFIAEAEKAGMLGLKGHRHLGGIRASIYNVVSLNDVKTLVEFMKEFARKNG; the protein is encoded by the coding sequence GTGAATAGAAAGATAAATTTTAGCGCAGGACCAAGCGGACTACCTCTAAGTGTATTGGAACATGCTCAAAAAGAGCTTATAAGCTACCAAAACAAGGGCTTTTCTATAATGGAGATAAGCCATAGGAGCAAAACATTTGAAGAGGTTCATTTTGGGGCGATGGATAAGATAAGGAAGCTTTACAGCTTTGGCGATGAGTATGAAATTTTATTTTTACAAGGTGGAGCGCATTTGCAGTTTGCGATGGTGCCTTTAAATTTATCTATGGGCGGAACCGCAGAGTATGTAAATACCGGAGTATGGACCAATAAAGCCATAAAAGAAGCCAAACTTCTTGGTATAAATCATAAAGTTGTTGCAAGCTCTGAAGATACGAAATTTGACCGTATTCCGGAGAATATAAAATTTAGCGATGATGCCGACTATGCTTATATTTGCACAAACAATACAATTTACGGCACTCAGTATAAAAGCCTTCCAAAGAGCAAAGCACCGCTTGTCATAGATGCTAGTAGTGACTTTTTCTCTGAACCTCTTGATTTTACAGATATTGGCTTATTGTATGGAGGGGCGCAAAAAAATGCCGGCCCAAGCGGTGTGACGGTAGTGATAATTCGCAAAGATCTTGCCGAGCGTCTTAATAACGATAGAGTGCCTACCATGCTTAGATATAAAACTCATACAGACGCCAAGTCGCTATATAATACTCCTCCGACATTTGGCATCTATCTTCTTGATCTTACTATGGGATGGCTGCTTGAGCAGGGAGGTCTTTTCGCCGCAAAAGAGAGAAATGCGGCAAAGGCGGCTCTACTGTATGATGCTATTGATAATTCTAAAGGATTTTATAAGGGGCATGCAAGGAAGGCTGATCGCTCGGTTATGAATGTAAGCTACAACATTGCCGCAAATGCAGATCTTGAGCCTATTTTTATTGCCGAGGCGGAAAAGGCGGGAATGCTAGGGCTTAAAGGACACCGTCATTTGGGCGGAATTCGTGCTTCAATTTATAACGTAGTAAGTCTAAATGATGTAAAAACCTTAGTTGAATTTATGAAGGAATTTGCCAGAAAGAACGGGTAA
- a CDS encoding Crp/Fnr family transcriptional regulator, translating to MLKDIEIFRTLTDEQLNKLEGISIIRRYNKDEFLFMEGEVPKWFYVLLKGRIKIYKTSPKGKEVFVHEFLPVSPVAKFANFGDTPFNGSAVFVEDSEVLMIDFDKFKKNFMSDANLCMEIIKSLSENFRLVQGMLHREIALGVEGKIALFISEYQDGLPSKKYAQIAQMLNTTPETFSRVITKFKKNGYISIDANKNIKILNHDKLKELYET from the coding sequence ATGCTAAAAGATATTGAAATTTTTAGAACATTAACAGATGAACAGCTTAATAAACTTGAGGGCATAAGCATAATAAGACGCTACAATAAAGATGAATTCTTATTTATGGAGGGAGAGGTTCCTAAGTGGTTTTATGTATTGCTTAAGGGCAGGATTAAAATATACAAAACCTCTCCAAAAGGTAAAGAGGTGTTCGTTCATGAATTTTTACCGGTCTCTCCTGTGGCAAAATTTGCAAATTTTGGAGATACGCCTTTTAACGGCTCTGCGGTTTTTGTCGAAGATTCTGAGGTTTTAATGATAGATTTTGATAAATTTAAGAAAAATTTTATGAGCGATGCAAATTTATGCATGGAGATTATTAAATCTTTGTCTGAAAATTTTAGACTCGTACAAGGTATGCTTCATAGAGAAATCGCTCTTGGAGTAGAGGGTAAGATAGCGCTTTTTATAAGTGAATATCAAGATGGTCTTCCTTCTAAAAAATATGCTCAAATAGCCCAAATGTTAAATACCACTCCTGAGACCTTTTCAAGGGTAATTACAAAATTTAAGAAAAATGGATATATATCTATCGATGCAAATAAGAATATCAAGATACTAAATCATGATAAGCTTAAAGAGTTGTATGAGACTTAA
- a CDS encoding beta-ketoacyl-ACP synthase III has translation MKKASLISIGAYVPKDTLTNFDLEKMVETSDEWIVKRTGIHTRHIATGEITSEIATKAALVAIQRADIDIKEIDTIICATISPDHFCMPSTACKIAKNLGLEGITAFDISAACTGFIYLLELAKSLVESGAKKNVLIIGAEKLSSIVDYSDRSTCILFGDGSGAAIISARDDNEILDVHTASDGNFADLLITPGGGSANPISQAMLENKLNFIHMAGNEVFKIAVQTLTKSVIDILNKNGITSDKVDLFIPHQANLRIIEAVKQRLNFTDSQCVVTVGKYGNTSAASIPMAINDAYEEGRLKNGDLILLDAFGGGFTWGSALLKFGGR, from the coding sequence ATGAAAAAAGCCTCTCTTATCTCAATCGGCGCTTATGTTCCAAAGGACACCCTTACAAATTTTGACCTTGAAAAAATGGTAGAAACAAGCGATGAGTGGATTGTGAAACGCACAGGAATTCATACCAGACACATTGCAACAGGTGAAATTACGAGTGAAATAGCCACAAAAGCTGCTTTAGTAGCAATTCAAAGAGCGGATATTGATATTAAAGAGATAGATACTATCATATGTGCCACGATTAGCCCGGATCACTTTTGCATGCCGTCAACAGCTTGTAAAATAGCTAAAAATTTAGGATTAGAAGGAATAACAGCATTTGATATAAGTGCTGCTTGCACAGGCTTTATCTACCTTCTTGAGCTTGCAAAATCTCTTGTAGAAAGCGGTGCTAAAAAAAACGTCCTAATTATAGGAGCGGAAAAATTAAGTTCAATAGTTGATTACAGCGACCGCAGCACCTGCATACTTTTTGGAGATGGCAGCGGAGCAGCCATAATAAGCGCTAGAGATGATAATGAGATCTTGGATGTCCATACGGCAAGTGATGGAAATTTTGCTGATCTACTTATAACTCCAGGTGGAGGTAGCGCCAATCCGATATCGCAGGCTATGCTTGAAAATAAACTAAATTTTATTCATATGGCCGGAAATGAGGTCTTTAAAATCGCAGTGCAAACACTTACAAAAAGTGTTATAGATATACTTAATAAAAATGGCATTACAAGTGATAAAGTAGATCTTTTTATACCTCATCAGGCAAATTTACGTATCATAGAAGCTGTCAAACAAAGACTAAATTTTACAGATAGTCAATGTGTAGTCACTGTAGGAAAATACGGAAATACAAGCGCGGCATCAATACCAATGGCTATAAATGATGCTTACGAAGAAGGAAGGCTTAAAAATGGAGATCTTATACTCCTTGATGCTTTTGGCGGTGGATTTACATGGGGAAGTGCGCTACTAAAATTTGGCGGCAGATAG